From a single Herbiconiux sp. SALV-R1 genomic region:
- a CDS encoding ABC transporter ATP-binding protein translates to MTLPAAQQVPAVPAVELTGIGKRFGAVVANDGVDLVLRRGSVHAVMGENGAGKSTLMSMLFGLLKPDAGEIKVDGSPVSFDGPLDAIAAGLGMVHQHFRLFVSMSVADNVVYGAEPRRRGLVDRSAARARVRELSERYGLETDPDAVVGTLSAGARQRVEILKALHRDARILILDEPTAVLTPSEVDSLFAVIRRAADAGSTVVLVTHKIQEVLAISDEVTVLRDGRVTGRFATAEVTSASLVQAMTGREIDEVQNPGTGTTGDAVLEIAGLSVGGAGGTVRSVDDVSLTVRTGEIVGIAGVSGNGQHELVAAVLGTVPADEGTVLVSGTDVAGRSVRDRRALGLAVIPEDRRGEGTAVTMSLAENVTLGHHRTPPIGASKGIGRGWMSIRAERARARQLIADYDVRTSGELATVGSLSGGNAQKVVIARELSHGAPLLIAEQPTQGVDVGAIESIHGRLLDYRASGKGVLLVSHEISELLALADRVLVMYSGRIVAEFPRAEATAARIGAAMAGAAAHDEAAAAEPATAAEAPAAGAPASAVGARGAAAAAAESATAAEAPAAAAEARGAGAADRTEHAHDGPDAHPTRPVAPPHDPVQTAIDREDEGPRP, encoded by the coding sequence TCCGGCAGTTCCCGCAGTCGAACTGACCGGTATCGGCAAGAGGTTCGGCGCCGTCGTGGCCAACGACGGCGTCGACCTCGTGCTGCGCCGCGGCTCCGTGCACGCCGTGATGGGCGAGAACGGCGCCGGCAAGTCGACGCTCATGTCGATGCTGTTCGGCCTGCTGAAACCGGATGCGGGTGAGATCAAGGTCGACGGCTCACCGGTCTCCTTCGACGGCCCGCTCGACGCCATCGCCGCGGGTCTCGGCATGGTGCACCAGCACTTCAGGCTGTTCGTCTCGATGTCGGTGGCCGACAACGTGGTGTACGGCGCCGAACCGCGCCGCCGCGGACTCGTCGACCGCTCCGCCGCCCGCGCCCGCGTGCGTGAGCTGAGCGAGCGCTACGGCCTGGAGACCGACCCGGATGCTGTGGTCGGCACCCTCTCGGCCGGCGCCCGGCAGCGCGTCGAGATCCTCAAGGCGCTGCATCGCGACGCCCGCATCCTGATCCTCGACGAACCCACCGCGGTGCTCACGCCGAGCGAGGTGGACTCGCTGTTCGCCGTCATCCGCCGGGCCGCCGACGCCGGGAGCACGGTGGTCTTGGTCACGCACAAGATCCAGGAGGTGCTCGCCATCTCCGACGAGGTCACCGTGCTGCGCGACGGCCGCGTGACCGGGCGGTTCGCCACCGCGGAGGTGACCAGCGCATCCCTCGTGCAGGCGATGACCGGGCGTGAGATCGACGAGGTGCAGAACCCCGGCACCGGCACGACCGGCGATGCAGTGCTCGAGATCGCGGGCCTGAGCGTCGGAGGCGCTGGCGGCACCGTGCGCAGCGTCGACGACGTCTCGCTCACCGTGCGCACGGGCGAGATCGTGGGCATCGCGGGCGTCTCGGGCAACGGACAGCACGAGCTCGTCGCCGCCGTGCTCGGCACCGTGCCGGCCGACGAGGGCACCGTGCTCGTCTCCGGCACCGACGTCGCCGGCCGCAGCGTGCGCGACCGCCGCGCCCTCGGCCTCGCCGTCATCCCCGAAGACCGCCGCGGTGAGGGCACCGCCGTCACGATGTCGCTCGCCGAGAACGTGACCCTCGGCCACCACCGCACCCCGCCCATCGGCGCGTCGAAGGGCATCGGCCGCGGGTGGATGTCGATCCGCGCCGAGCGCGCCCGCGCCCGCCAGCTCATCGCCGACTACGACGTGCGCACCTCGGGCGAGCTCGCGACCGTCGGCTCGCTCTCGGGCGGCAACGCGCAGAAGGTCGTGATCGCCCGCGAGCTCTCTCACGGGGCGCCGCTGCTCATCGCCGAGCAGCCGACGCAGGGTGTGGATGTGGGGGCGATCGAGTCGATCCACGGGCGACTGCTCGACTACCGCGCCTCGGGCAAGGGGGTGCTGCTGGTGTCGCACGAGATCAGCGAGCTGCTCGCCCTCGCCGACCGCGTGCTGGTGATGTACTCGGGCCGCATCGTCGCCGAGTTCCCGCGCGCCGAGGCCACGGCCGCGCGCATCGGCGCGGCGATGGCGGGCGCTGCGGCGCACGACGAAGCGGCGGCGGCCGAGCCGGCGACTGCGGCTGAGGCGCCAGCCGCCGGGGCGCCAGCGTCCGCAGTGGGCGCGCGAGGTGCGGCTGCGGCTGCGGCCGAGTCGGCGACTGCGGCCGAGGCGCCAGCGGCCGCGGCCGAAGCGCGCGGTGCGGGAGCGGCCGACCGCACCGAGCACGCGCACGACGGCCCGGATGCGCACCCCACCCGCCCGGTCGCCCCGCCCCACGATCCCGTGCAGACCGCCATCGACCGCGAAGACGAGGGCCCCCGCCCATGA
- a CDS encoding ABC transporter permease: protein MSTTTPPDAQATPPEAPAGATRAARPATRILNTALRHPAVVPIGAVVLALLIGAAIMLAAGLDPIVAYTAVVSGALEPGTLDYTFSVWGFICGMALAAAIPLRMGEFNLGGNGQLVLGGLTAALIAGYAPLPGPIVIPLAVIGAAVVSGAFGALSAPLATRFGIPIIISTLLLSPVAVAIVSYLVRFQIGEAGSAVAQTPRLPEGARMWALGDFSYSNVGLLIIIAMMIVFWVVDSRSAVGYELRVVGANRRFGAYGGVRVGRLALGAMAAAGAAAGVVGAIIVMSSPYRLIDGALISPGYTFAGVAAALLAGGRPLLVPVTAILFTVLQVGGAAMERSADVPRQLSDVLQGVVIVVLALRVVLDQRRSERSSA, encoded by the coding sequence ATGAGCACCACCACGCCGCCCGACGCGCAGGCGACCCCACCCGAGGCACCGGCCGGCGCGACGCGCGCTGCCCGGCCGGCCACGCGCATCCTGAACACCGCCCTGCGGCACCCCGCGGTCGTGCCGATCGGAGCGGTCGTGCTCGCGCTGCTGATCGGCGCCGCCATCATGCTCGCCGCCGGGCTCGACCCGATCGTCGCCTACACGGCCGTGGTGTCGGGCGCCCTCGAGCCGGGCACGCTCGACTATACCTTCTCGGTCTGGGGCTTCATCTGCGGCATGGCCCTGGCAGCCGCCATCCCGTTGCGGATGGGCGAGTTCAACCTCGGCGGCAACGGGCAGCTCGTGCTGGGTGGCCTCACCGCAGCGCTCATCGCCGGGTACGCCCCGCTGCCGGGACCCATCGTCATCCCGCTCGCCGTGATCGGCGCGGCCGTTGTGTCGGGCGCCTTTGGAGCCCTCTCCGCGCCGCTCGCCACCCGGTTCGGCATCCCCATCATCATCTCGACGCTGCTGCTCTCGCCGGTCGCCGTGGCGATCGTGTCGTACCTGGTGCGCTTCCAGATCGGCGAGGCCGGCTCGGCCGTGGCGCAGACCCCGCGCCTGCCCGAGGGCGCTCGCATGTGGGCGCTGGGCGACTTCTCGTACTCGAACGTGGGGCTACTCATCATCATCGCGATGATGATCGTGTTCTGGGTGGTCGACTCCCGCAGCGCCGTCGGCTACGAGCTGCGGGTCGTGGGGGCGAATCGCCGCTTCGGCGCCTACGGCGGAGTGCGCGTCGGCAGGCTCGCGCTCGGCGCCATGGCCGCGGCGGGGGCGGCCGCGGGTGTGGTGGGCGCCATCATCGTGATGTCGTCGCCGTACCGCCTCATCGACGGGGCCCTCATCTCGCCCGGGTACACCTTCGCCGGTGTCGCCGCCGCGCTGCTCGCGGGCGGACGGCCTCTGCTGGTACCCGTGACCGCCATCCTGTTCACCGTGCTGCAGGTCGGCGGCGCCGCCATGGAGCGCTCGGCCGACGTGCCGCGCCAGCTCTCCGACGTGCTGCAAGGTGTGGTGATCGTGGTGCTGGCGCTCCGCGTCGTGCTCGACCAGCGCCGCAGCGAGAGGAGCTCGGCCTGA
- a CDS encoding ABC transporter permease, with the protein MQLFELSFVAAVLLAATPILYAALAGALSAQAGVFNIALEGQMLWGAFAAVAGSYYTGSAWGGVLVALVSTALFAVILAVGSARWKADPIIIAIGTNLLALGLTGFLLSVLFDVSGSFAPRGLQGLPKMAFLSDIPVIGPIFAGQTVLVPLAFVVIVAAGFWLKRTPAGLRLRGVGEHPDAATALGVNVASYQTWTTIVGGALCGVAGAQLALGNVTVFTENMTAGRGWIAVAAVMLVAGRPFWLPVACLGFGAAEALGFRLQGIGAPQQLTDAAPYAITLVVLVLTRIGFARRNRSRTLIDS; encoded by the coding sequence ATGCAGCTGTTCGAGCTCAGCTTCGTGGCGGCGGTGCTGCTGGCCGCCACGCCCATCCTCTACGCCGCCCTCGCGGGCGCCCTCTCGGCGCAGGCCGGCGTGTTCAACATCGCGCTCGAGGGGCAGATGCTGTGGGGCGCGTTCGCGGCCGTCGCGGGCAGCTACTACACGGGGAGCGCCTGGGGCGGAGTGCTCGTCGCGCTCGTCAGCACCGCGCTGTTCGCCGTCATCCTTGCGGTGGGCTCGGCGCGCTGGAAGGCCGACCCGATCATCATCGCGATCGGCACGAACCTGCTGGCCCTCGGACTGACGGGCTTCCTCCTGAGCGTGCTGTTCGACGTGTCGGGCTCGTTCGCTCCGCGCGGGCTGCAGGGCCTGCCGAAGATGGCGTTCCTCAGCGACATCCCCGTCATCGGCCCCATCTTCGCCGGCCAGACCGTGCTCGTGCCGCTCGCCTTCGTGGTGATCGTCGCCGCGGGGTTCTGGCTGAAGCGCACCCCGGCGGGGCTGCGTCTGCGGGGCGTCGGCGAGCATCCGGATGCGGCGACCGCGCTGGGCGTGAACGTCGCGTCGTACCAGACCTGGACCACCATCGTCGGCGGTGCCCTCTGCGGCGTCGCGGGCGCCCAGCTGGCGCTCGGCAACGTGACCGTGTTCACCGAGAACATGACGGCGGGGCGCGGCTGGATCGCCGTCGCGGCCGTGATGCTGGTCGCCGGGCGGCCGTTCTGGCTGCCCGTGGCCTGCCTCGGGTTCGGTGCCGCTGAAGCGCTCGGGTTCCGGCTGCAGGGCATCGGCGCCCCGCAGCAGCTCACCGACGCCGCCCCCTACGCCATCACGCTGGTGGTGCTGGTGCTCACCCGCATCGGCTTCGCCCGCCGCAACCGCTCCCGCACCCTGATCGACTCGTGA
- a CDS encoding nucleoside hydrolase → MTDSASASAASAAGSAAASAPAASPVGATAASAPADGVRHIVLDTDTGIDDALALLYLAGRDDAEISAITSVYGNTPVEAALTNIARVLKVAGLEDTLVARGAAGPIDGEPRIASHVHGVDGLGDLWSDPIEPKNLSPLSSAELLVELGRSRPGYYDLLPIGPLTNLGLALEIEPNLLTLYRSVVIMGGSGPFPPLGTVQMVDANIHNDAEASARVFAAPRNQLVMVGVNVTAGTIVDEQAVQALHRAGTEWGTFSAQVLEAYMDFYQYSWGRRVSPAHDGLAAALLVQPEWITSSVSGPVNITSDGFFTRAHLMQTANGLPVSWPSDPAPDTLVVLDVDREAFLTDFVRVLSGR, encoded by the coding sequence ATGACCGACTCCGCATCCGCTTCCGCCGCATCCGCCGCCGGCTCGGCCGCCGCATCCGCCCCCGCCGCGTCGCCGGTCGGCGCCACCGCCGCATCCGCCCCCGCCGACGGCGTGCGGCACATCGTGCTCGACACCGACACCGGCATCGACGACGCCCTCGCGCTGCTCTACCTGGCCGGGCGCGACGACGCCGAGATCTCGGCGATCACCTCGGTGTACGGCAACACGCCCGTGGAGGCGGCGCTCACCAACATCGCGCGTGTGCTGAAGGTCGCCGGTCTCGAAGACACTCTCGTCGCGCGCGGCGCGGCAGGCCCGATCGACGGCGAGCCGCGCATCGCGTCGCACGTGCACGGCGTCGACGGCCTCGGCGATCTGTGGAGTGACCCGATCGAGCCGAAGAACCTGTCGCCGCTGTCGTCGGCGGAGCTGCTCGTCGAGCTCGGCCGCTCGCGCCCGGGCTACTACGACCTGCTGCCGATCGGACCGCTCACCAACCTCGGGCTGGCGCTCGAGATCGAGCCGAACCTGCTGACGCTGTACCGTTCGGTCGTCATCATGGGCGGCTCGGGCCCCTTCCCGCCGCTCGGCACGGTGCAGATGGTGGATGCGAACATCCACAACGACGCCGAAGCATCGGCCCGGGTGTTCGCCGCGCCGCGCAACCAGCTCGTGATGGTGGGCGTGAACGTCACCGCCGGAACGATCGTCGACGAGCAGGCCGTGCAGGCGCTGCACCGCGCCGGCACCGAGTGGGGCACCTTCTCGGCGCAGGTGCTCGAGGCGTACATGGACTTCTACCAGTACTCCTGGGGCCGCCGCGTCTCGCCCGCCCACGACGGCCTCGCCGCCGCGCTGCTCGTGCAGCCCGAGTGGATCACCTCCTCCGTCAGCGGCCCCGTGAACATCACCTCCGACGGCTTCTTCACCCGCGCCCACCTCATGCAGACCGCGAACGGCCTCCCCGTCTCGTGGCCCTCCGACCCCGCCCCCGACACCCTCGTCGTACTCGACGTCGACCGCGAGGCCTTCCTCACCGACTTCGTGCGCGTGCTCTCCGGCCGCTGA